The genomic window GATTCGCACGCACTGGTTGGTTCATGCGCGCAGATCGGCGAACGCGTTCACTTGAGTGCGGCGGCACAGATCGGCGGCGTCCTCGAGCCGGTGAGCGCAACACCGGTCGTGATCGAAGACGATGTCCTCGTCGGCGGCAATTGTGGCGTTTATGAGGGCACGATCGTTCGTGAGCGTGCGGTGCTGGCCGCCGGCGTGATTCTCACACGCGGAACACCGGTGTTCGACCTCGTGCGTGAAACGGTGTATCGCGGGGACGCGCATCAAGCGCTCGAGATACCAGCGGGCGCCGTCGTCGTTCCCGGTGCGCGTCAGATCCGCGGCGAATGGGCCGCGCGCGAAGGGTTGTCCCTTCAGACGCCCGTCATCGTGAAATACCGTGACGAACAGACGGATCTCGCGACCACCCTCGAAGAATGGCTGCGATGATCTCTCGGCCACCCGACGCGGAGGTTGCCATCATCGGCCTCGGCGTCATTGGAGGTTCGGTCGCCTTACGACTTCGGGATCGCGGGACGGCAGTTCGCGGTTTCAGCACAAGCGTGTCGGACAGGGCCGAGGCAGAGCACGCGGGTGTCGCGGTGTCACCGACGGTCGATGGTGCGGTGCGAGACGTGGGACTCGTTCTGATCGCGGTGCCGCTCGATCGCATTTCGGCGGTCGCCGGTCACGTGATGGGTGCCGCGCCGCAGAGCGCGACGATGCTTCACGCCGGCAGTTTGCAGCGTTCCGAAGCGTTGCAGGCGCTGCCGGAGATTGCGGCGAGACTCATTGGCACGCACCCCTTGGCTGGAAGCCACACGACCGGTTTCGCGGGCGCACGCGCCGATCTCTTTCGCGACGCGACCGTTTTTGTCGAGCAGCGTGCGGATGCGCGGCAACGAGAGGCCGCTGAATTTTTCTGGAGCATGGCTGGTGCCCGGCGCATCGAGTACGCCACCGCGGCGGCGCACGACGATGCGATGTCGCGGATCAGCCACCTGCCACAGCTGGCGTCCACGGCACTTGGCGCGACGCTCGCCGACATTCTGGAGCAGGCGCCTGACGAGCACCGGGTGAACCCGGGACCGGGGGCGCGGGACGCCACGCGACTCGCGATGAGCTCACTCGAGATGTGGCAACCGCTACTCGAGCGGGCGCCGACGGCGACCGTCGACGCGCTCCGCGCTCTGGAGGGCAACGTCCATCGTCTGCGCATCGCGCTCGAGGAACGGGACTGGCCCCTGTTGCGGGAGCTGTGGACACGTGGACAACAGTGGCGCGCGACGCTCGAACACGGAGAGCTGACGTGAGAGTGGAAGGAACCCTCCGCGTACCTGGCGACAAGTCGATCTCGCATCGATCGCTGATGCTTGCCGCGTTAGGCGATGGCCGCTCGCGTATCACCGGCATTCTCGAATCGGACGACGTCCGGTCGACGGCGGGAGTGCTGCGGGCCCTCGGCGCGCAGATCCCCGAGCTCTCGCCGGATCTCACTGTCGCGGGCGTGGGATTACGTGGGCTTCGTGCCCCGGTGACCGAACTCGATT from Gemmatimonadaceae bacterium includes these protein-coding regions:
- a CDS encoding prephenate dehydrogenase; this encodes MISRPPDAEVAIIGLGVIGGSVALRLRDRGTAVRGFSTSVSDRAEAEHAGVAVSPTVDGAVRDVGLVLIAVPLDRISAVAGHVMGAAPQSATMLHAGSLQRSEALQALPEIAARLIGTHPLAGSHTTGFAGARADLFRDATVFVEQRADARQREAAEFFWSMAGARRIEYATAAAHDDAMSRISHLPQLASTALGATLADILEQAPDEHRVNPGPGARDATRLAMSSLEMWQPLLERAPTATVDALRALEGNVHRLRIALEERDWPLLRELWTRGQQWRATLEHGELT